The following are from one region of the Fastidiosipila sp. genome:
- a CDS encoding glycerophosphodiester phosphodiesterase, whose amino-acid sequence MVTKIFAHRGVRKYHAENTMTAFRAAEAMGLDGIELDVQRTADGQLIICHDENLARLSGEDLWVKDLTFEELSALNIARYRPDSPLECAPSLDEFLAWFKTTSMTANLELKNTIVPYEGMEKEVLGLVDSYGLRDRVIISSFSLDSVAIFKRLAPDMDVGFLYQKFLPSVVGKALMHGLDAIHPFFANQLWPWLTRQAHGRGLKVRIWTVNHPWFIRNALWRRVEVIMTDEPELALRLRGSRERL is encoded by the coding sequence ATGGTAACAAAAATTTTTGCCCACCGGGGTGTCCGGAAATACCATGCCGAGAACACCATGACAGCTTTCCGGGCTGCGGAAGCCATGGGGCTGGACGGCATTGAGCTTGATGTCCAGCGGACGGCAGATGGTCAGCTGATCATCTGCCACGATGAGAATCTTGCAAGACTGTCAGGAGAAGACCTCTGGGTCAAGGATCTGACATTCGAAGAGCTGTCCGCCCTGAACATTGCCCGCTACAGGCCCGATTCCCCGCTCGAATGTGCACCCTCGCTTGATGAGTTTCTGGCCTGGTTCAAAACGACCTCCATGACTGCCAATCTGGAGCTCAAGAATACCATTGTCCCCTATGAAGGCATGGAAAAAGAGGTCCTCGGGCTGGTTGACAGCTACGGCCTTCGTGACCGTGTCATCATCTCATCCTTCAGCCTGGACAGTGTGGCGATCTTTAAAAGGCTGGCGCCCGACATGGATGTGGGTTTCCTCTACCAGAAATTTCTGCCCTCTGTTGTGGGTAAAGCATTGATGCATGGCCTGGATGCCATTCATCCCTTCTTTGCCAATCAGCTTTGGCCCTGGCTTACACGTCAGGCGCACGGGCGGGGATTGAAGGTTCGTATCTGGACGGTCAACCACCCATGGTTTATCCGCAATGCTCTTTGGCGGAGAGTTGAGGTCATTATGACGGATGAGCCTGAACTGGCCCTCAGGCTTCGCGGTAGTCGGGAAAGACTGTAG